A genome region from Cucumis sativus cultivar 9930 chromosome 4, Cucumber_9930_V3, whole genome shotgun sequence includes the following:
- the LOC101207025 gene encoding pyridine nucleotide-disulfide oxidoreductase domain-containing protein 2, with protein MWRRSFRSATTAGSTSVLKNQKWDALVIGGGHNGLTAAAYLARGGLSVAVLERRHVLGGAAVTEEIIPGFKFSRCSYLQSLLRPSVIKELELARHGLKLLKRNPSSFTPCLDGRYLLLGPNKDLNYSEISKFSKRDADAYTRYEAQLERFCKFMDILLDSPTPETMHGVSSLKYRLEDKLEKSAFWAKCLRSALSLGQKDLVDFMDLLFSPASKVLNNWFEGDVLKATLATDAIIGSVASVHTPGSGYVLLHHVMGETDGDRGIWSYVEGGMGSVSMAIANAARDAGAHIITNAEVSECMIEDSGRVKGVRLVDGTCVQASTVLSNATPYKTFMELLPHDILPDEFLRAIKHIDYRSATTKINLAVEKVPQFPCCNLSPSESRHQLVGTIHIGAESMEEIDSACQDAVNGIPSRRPIIEMTIPSILDQTISPPGKHVINLFIQYTPYKPSDGSWEDPVYRESFAQRCFSLIDEYAPGFSSSIIGYDMLTPPDLEREIGLTGGNIFHGAMGLDSLFLLRPVKGWSNYRSPVKGLYLCGSGSHPGGGVMGAPGRNAANLVLQDLNRQLS; from the exons ATGTGGCGGCGGAGTTTCAGAAGCGCCACCACCGCCGGTTCTACGTCCGTCTTGAAGAATCAGAAATGGGATGCATTGGTAATTGGCGGTGGCCATAATGGTCTCACTGCTGCCGCGTATCTGGCTCGTGGAGGTCTCTCCGTCGCAGTACTCGAGCGACGCCATGTACTCGGCGGAGCTGCCGTGACCGAAGAGATCATTCCCGGTTTTAAATTCTCCCGCTGCAGCTACCTGCAGAGTCTTCTTCGCCCGTCTGTCATCAA GGAATTAGAGCTAGCGAGGCACGGATTAAAGCTTTTAAAGAGGAACCCATCATCGTTTACGCCTTGTTTGGACGGGCGATATCTTTTGTTAGGTCCTAATAAGGACCTTAATTATTCAGAAATTTCTAAGTTCTCCAAACGAGACGCTGACGCTTATACCAG ATATGAAGCTCAATTAGAAAGGTTCTGTAAATTCATGGATATTCTTCTAGACTCACCTACACCAGAAACCATGCATGGTGTGTCATCTTTGAAATATCGCCTGGAGGATAAGTTAGAAAAATCAGCTTTTTGGGCAAAATGCCTTCGGAGCGCTCTTTCCTTGGGTCAAAAGGATTTGGT AGACTTCATGGACCTTTTGTTTTCTCCGGCTTCGAAGGTTTTAAACAATTGGTTTGAG GGAGACGTTCTAAAAGCTACACTAGCAACAGATGCAATCATTGGGTCCGTG GCAAGTGTTCACACACCAGGTAGTGGATATGTGCTACTTCATCACGTGATGGGTGAAACAGATGGTGATCGTGGCATCTGGTC GTACGTAGAAGGTGGCATGGGCTCTGTATCAATGGCTATTGCTAATGCAGCTAGGGATGCAGGCGCTCATATTATCACTAATGCCGAG gTGTCAGAATGCATGATTGAGGACTCTGGTAGAGTAAAAGGG GTGAGGCTAGTCGATGGGACATGTGTGCAAGCGTCAACTGTTCTGTCAAATGCGACGCCCTACAAAACGTTTATG GAATTACTGCCTCATGATATACTTCCTGATGAGTTTCTTCGAGCTATTAAGCATATTGATTACCGATCT GCAActaccaaaattaatttagcaGTTGAGAAAGTACCCCAGTTTCCTTGTTGCAATCTTAGTCCATCTGAATCAAGACATCAGCTTGTAGGGACCATTCATATCGGTGCAGAAAG TATGGAGGAGATTGACTCGGCCTGTCAAGATGCTGTGAATGGCATACCGTCTAGAAGACCTATTATTGAAATGACAATCCCCTCTATACTAGACCAGACAATATCTCCTCCAG GCAAACATGtgatcaatttatttattcagTATACTCCATACAAACCCTCTGATGGTTCCTGGGAAGATCCTGTTTATAGG GAATCGTTTGCTCAAAGATGTTTTTCCTTGATTGATGAATATGCTCCTGGGTTTAGCTCATCAATTATTGGCTATGACATGTTAACTCCCCCTGATCTTGAAAGAGAAATCGGTCTGACAG GAGGGAATATCTTCCATGGTGCCATGGGGTTGGATTCGCTCTTCCTTTTACGGCCAGTTAAAGGATG GTCAAATTATAGAAGTCCAGTGAAAGGGCTGTATTTGTGTGGAAGTGGTTCCCATCCTGGAGGTGGTGTGATGGGGGCACCTGGTCGTAATGCTGCAAATTTGGTTCTTCAAGATTTGAACAGACAACTTAGCTGA
- the LOC101208655 gene encoding protein CHAPERONE-LIKE PROTEIN OF POR1, chloroplastic isoform X1 codes for MILSGLSGKPSKCCLLRPSARIPRELVSSFSNGNFRENIDLQYLKRSCWTGPALRCKTLQIRHTTKCAFDASPEDFANESTAVFPRINVRDPYKRLGISKEASEDEIQAARNFLIHRYAGHKESVDAIESAHDKIIMQKFYDRRNPKIDIKKKVREVNQSRVVQAIRSRFQTPSTKFIIKSSIAFLVLGVLTILFPTEEGPTLQVAISLIATFYFIHDRLKSKLRAFLYGAGAFIFSWLVGTFLMVSVIPPVIKGLRGFEVTTSLITYILLWVSSTYLK; via the exons ATGATTTTGTCTGGATTGAGTGGCAAACCCTCAAAATGTTGTCTTCTGAGACCTAGTGCGAGGATTCCACGTGAGCTGGTTTCATCTTTTTCCAATGGGAACtttagagaaaatattgatttgcAATATCTTAAAAG AAGTTGCTGGACGGGTCCTGCCCTTAGATGTAAAACTCTCCAGATTCGACACACTACTAAGTGTGCATTTGATGCTTCTCCCGAAGATTTTGCAAATGAGTCTACCG CTGTATTCCCTCGAATTAATGTAAGGGATCCATACAAACGGCTTGGTATAAGTAAGGAAGCATCTGAAGATGAAATTCAAGCTGCCAGAAACTTCCTTATCCATAGATACGCAGGGCACAAAGAAAGTGTTGATGCCATTGAATCAGCtcatgataaaattattatgcAAAAGTTTTATGACAGAAGGAACCCTAAAATTGACATCAAGAAAAAGGTGAGGGAAGTCAATCAGTCTCGGGTTGTGCAGGCGATAAGGAGCAGGTTCCAAACACCGTCTACAAAGTTCATAATCAAGTCATCAATTGCATTCTTAGTTCTTGGAGTTCTCACCATTCTCTTTCCAACCGAGGAAGGTCCAACCCTTCAGGTTGCTATATCACTTATAGCTACTTTCTATTTCATACATGATCGATTGAAGAGCAAACTCCGAGCATTCCTTTATGG GGCTGGAGCTTTTATCTTCTCATGGCTTGTGGGAACCTTTTTGATGGTATCTGTGATTCCCCCAGTAATCAAAGGACTGAGAGGCTTTGAAGTAACTACTTCATTAATAACCTATATCTTACTATGGGTTTCATCTACATATTTAAAGTAG
- the LOC101208655 gene encoding protein CHAPERONE-LIKE PROTEIN OF POR1, chloroplastic isoform X2: MILSGLSGKPSKCCLLRPSARIPRELVSSFSNGNFRENIDLQYLKSCWTGPALRCKTLQIRHTTKCAFDASPEDFANESTAVFPRINVRDPYKRLGISKEASEDEIQAARNFLIHRYAGHKESVDAIESAHDKIIMQKFYDRRNPKIDIKKKVREVNQSRVVQAIRSRFQTPSTKFIIKSSIAFLVLGVLTILFPTEEGPTLQVAISLIATFYFIHDRLKSKLRAFLYGAGAFIFSWLVGTFLMVSVIPPVIKGLRGFEVTTSLITYILLWVSSTYLK, encoded by the exons ATGATTTTGTCTGGATTGAGTGGCAAACCCTCAAAATGTTGTCTTCTGAGACCTAGTGCGAGGATTCCACGTGAGCTGGTTTCATCTTTTTCCAATGGGAACtttagagaaaatattgatttgcAATATCTTAAAAG TTGCTGGACGGGTCCTGCCCTTAGATGTAAAACTCTCCAGATTCGACACACTACTAAGTGTGCATTTGATGCTTCTCCCGAAGATTTTGCAAATGAGTCTACCG CTGTATTCCCTCGAATTAATGTAAGGGATCCATACAAACGGCTTGGTATAAGTAAGGAAGCATCTGAAGATGAAATTCAAGCTGCCAGAAACTTCCTTATCCATAGATACGCAGGGCACAAAGAAAGTGTTGATGCCATTGAATCAGCtcatgataaaattattatgcAAAAGTTTTATGACAGAAGGAACCCTAAAATTGACATCAAGAAAAAGGTGAGGGAAGTCAATCAGTCTCGGGTTGTGCAGGCGATAAGGAGCAGGTTCCAAACACCGTCTACAAAGTTCATAATCAAGTCATCAATTGCATTCTTAGTTCTTGGAGTTCTCACCATTCTCTTTCCAACCGAGGAAGGTCCAACCCTTCAGGTTGCTATATCACTTATAGCTACTTTCTATTTCATACATGATCGATTGAAGAGCAAACTCCGAGCATTCCTTTATGG GGCTGGAGCTTTTATCTTCTCATGGCTTGTGGGAACCTTTTTGATGGTATCTGTGATTCCCCCAGTAATCAAAGGACTGAGAGGCTTTGAAGTAACTACTTCATTAATAACCTATATCTTACTATGGGTTTCATCTACATATTTAAAGTAG
- the LOC101207265 gene encoding probable serine protease EDA2 isoform X2: protein MGKLLTTARLWLVMMALAFSSPAFISAHVTPRTVLHRLSSTSSFLNRTELWFNQTLDHFSPYNHDKFQQRYYEFLDYFRIPDGPIFLKICGEGPCNGISNDYLGVLAKKFGAAIVSLEHRYYGKSSPFKSLTTNNLRYLSSKQALFDLAVFRQYYQDSLNLKLNKKGENPWFFFGVSYPGALSAWFRLKFPHLTCGSLASSAVVLAVYNFTEFDQQIGESAGPECKAVLQETNRLIEQRFETNKKEVKALFGAGELEIDGDFFYLLADAAVIAFQYGNPDTLCSPLVQAKNAGNDLVDAYAKYVKDYYIGSFGSSVQTYNQKYLKNTTPGEDSADRLWWFQVCTEVAYFQVAPANDSMRSSKVDAKYHLDLCKNVFGEGVYPDVDTTNIYYGGTGIAGSKIVFTNGSQDPWRHASKQISSPEMPSFLMTCHNCGHGTDLRGCPQSHLNIEGNAQNCSSPDAVHKVRQQLVEKMDLWLSECQSTTDV, encoded by the exons ATGGGGAAGCTTCTGACGACTGCTCGTTTATGGTTGGTGATGATGGCGCTGGCGTTTTCTTCTCCCGCGTTCATATCCGCTCATGTTACTCCTCGCACTGTACTTCATCGGTTGTCTTCAACCAGCTCGTTCTTAAACCGGACGGAGCTTTGGTTTAACCAGACTCTCGATCACTTCTCCCCTTAT AATCATGACAAGTTTCAGCAGCGCTATTATGAGTTCCTTGACTACTTTCGGATTCCAGATGGTCCgatattcttaaaaatttgTGGTGAAGGCCCGTGCAATGGGATAAGCAATGATTACCTTGGT GTTTTGGCAAAGAAATTTGGAGCAGCTATTGTTTCTCTTGAGCATCGCTACTATGGGAAGAGTTCCCCTTTCAAGTCATTGACGACAAATAACTTGAGATATCTTTCGTCCAAGCAAGCTTTGTTTGATTTGGCTGTTTTCCGTCAGTACTATCAG GAttcattaaatttgaagttgaacAAGAAGGGTGAAAACCCATGGTTCTTTTTTGGTGTCTCATATCCTGGAGCTCTTAGTGCATGGTTTCGACTTAAGTTCCCTCATTTAACATGCGGAAGTCTTGCAAGTTCTGCTGTTGTACTTGCTGTCTATAACTTTACTGAATTTGACCAACAg atTGGTGAGTCTGCTGGGCCAGAGTGCAAGGCTGTTTTACAAGAAACCAATCGACTTATTGAACAAAGatttgaaacaaacaaaaaagaagtgaagGCATTGTTTGGTGCGGGAGAG CTGGAAATAGATGGAgatttcttttatcttctGGCAGATGCGGCTGTCATAGCG TTTCAATATGGGAATCCAGATACATTATGCTCTCCTCTTGTTCAAGCAAAGAATGCGGGAAATGACTTAGTG GATGCCTATGCCAAATATGTTAAAGATTATTACATTGGAAGTTTTGGCTCTAGTGTTCAGACTTACAATcagaaatatttaaagaacACCACTCCAGGTGAAGATAGTGCGGACCGGTTGTGGTGGTTTCAAGTTTGTACTGAAGTTGCATATTTCCAGGTTGCACCAGCAAATGATAGCATGCGTTCATCTAAAGTGGATGCAAA ATATCATCTGGATCTTTGTAAGAACGTTTTTGGAGAGGGTGTCTATCCGGATGTAGACAccacaaatatttattatggAGGCACAGGAATTGCAG GttcaaaaatagtttttacaAATGGTTCACAAGATCCTTGGCGCCATGCATCGAAGCAAATATCATCTCCAGAGA TGCCATCATTCCTCATGACATGTCACAATTGTGGCCATGGAACTGATTTGCGAGGATGCCCTCAATCTCATCTTAACATTGAAG GTAATGCTCAAAACTGTAGTTCTCCCGATGCAGTTCACAAAGTTAGGCAGCAGTTGGTGGAAAAAATGGATCTTTGGCTGTCAGAATGTCAATCCACCACTG ATGTTTAA
- the LOC101207265 gene encoding probable serine protease EDA2 isoform X1, with the protein MGKLLTTARLWLVMMALAFSSPAFISAHVTPRTVLHRLSSTSSFLNRTELWFNQTLDHFSPYNHDKFQQRYYEFLDYFRIPDGPIFLKICGEGPCNGISNDYLGVLAKKFGAAIVSLEHRYYGKSSPFKSLTTNNLRYLSSKQALFDLAVFRQYYQDSLNLKLNKKGENPWFFFGVSYPGALSAWFRLKFPHLTCGSLASSAVVLAVYNFTEFDQQIGESAGPECKAVLQETNRLIEQRFETNKKEVKALFGAGELEIDGDFFYLLADAAVIAFQYGNPDTLCSPLVQAKNAGNDLVDAYAKYVKDYYIGSFGSSVQTYNQKYLKNTTPGEDSADRLWWFQVCTEVAYFQVAPANDSMRSSKVDAKYHLDLCKNVFGEGVYPDVDTTNIYYGGTGIAGSKIVFTNGSQDPWRHASKQISSPEMPSFLMTCHNCGHGTDLRGCPQSHLNIEGNAQNCSSPDAVHKVRQQLVEKMDLWLSECQSTTGRNYI; encoded by the exons ATGGGGAAGCTTCTGACGACTGCTCGTTTATGGTTGGTGATGATGGCGCTGGCGTTTTCTTCTCCCGCGTTCATATCCGCTCATGTTACTCCTCGCACTGTACTTCATCGGTTGTCTTCAACCAGCTCGTTCTTAAACCGGACGGAGCTTTGGTTTAACCAGACTCTCGATCACTTCTCCCCTTAT AATCATGACAAGTTTCAGCAGCGCTATTATGAGTTCCTTGACTACTTTCGGATTCCAGATGGTCCgatattcttaaaaatttgTGGTGAAGGCCCGTGCAATGGGATAAGCAATGATTACCTTGGT GTTTTGGCAAAGAAATTTGGAGCAGCTATTGTTTCTCTTGAGCATCGCTACTATGGGAAGAGTTCCCCTTTCAAGTCATTGACGACAAATAACTTGAGATATCTTTCGTCCAAGCAAGCTTTGTTTGATTTGGCTGTTTTCCGTCAGTACTATCAG GAttcattaaatttgaagttgaacAAGAAGGGTGAAAACCCATGGTTCTTTTTTGGTGTCTCATATCCTGGAGCTCTTAGTGCATGGTTTCGACTTAAGTTCCCTCATTTAACATGCGGAAGTCTTGCAAGTTCTGCTGTTGTACTTGCTGTCTATAACTTTACTGAATTTGACCAACAg atTGGTGAGTCTGCTGGGCCAGAGTGCAAGGCTGTTTTACAAGAAACCAATCGACTTATTGAACAAAGatttgaaacaaacaaaaaagaagtgaagGCATTGTTTGGTGCGGGAGAG CTGGAAATAGATGGAgatttcttttatcttctGGCAGATGCGGCTGTCATAGCG TTTCAATATGGGAATCCAGATACATTATGCTCTCCTCTTGTTCAAGCAAAGAATGCGGGAAATGACTTAGTG GATGCCTATGCCAAATATGTTAAAGATTATTACATTGGAAGTTTTGGCTCTAGTGTTCAGACTTACAATcagaaatatttaaagaacACCACTCCAGGTGAAGATAGTGCGGACCGGTTGTGGTGGTTTCAAGTTTGTACTGAAGTTGCATATTTCCAGGTTGCACCAGCAAATGATAGCATGCGTTCATCTAAAGTGGATGCAAA ATATCATCTGGATCTTTGTAAGAACGTTTTTGGAGAGGGTGTCTATCCGGATGTAGACAccacaaatatttattatggAGGCACAGGAATTGCAG GttcaaaaatagtttttacaAATGGTTCACAAGATCCTTGGCGCCATGCATCGAAGCAAATATCATCTCCAGAGA TGCCATCATTCCTCATGACATGTCACAATTGTGGCCATGGAACTGATTTGCGAGGATGCCCTCAATCTCATCTTAACATTGAAG GTAATGCTCAAAACTGTAGTTCTCCCGATGCAGTTCACAAAGTTAGGCAGCAGTTGGTGGAAAAAATGGATCTTTGGCTGTCAGAATGTCAATCCACCACTGGTAGGAATTATATTTGA
- the LOC101208899 gene encoding B-box zinc finger protein 18, producing MRTLCDACEKAAAIVFCAADEAALCRSCDEKVHMCNKLASRHVRVGLANPSDVPRCDICENAPAFFYCEIDGSSLCLQCDMIVHVGGKRTHKRYLLLRQRVEFPGDKPINLDDPSPHSKVPNEIGKVHNQPPPHKVTVEDNQQNHHRLSPVREANDDGHAETDTKMIDLNMKPHRVHGQAANNQDL from the exons ATGAGAACACTTTGTGACGCTTGTGAAAAGGCTGCTGCTATTGTCTTTTGTGCTGCTGATGAAGCCGCCCTTTGCCGCTCTTGTGACGAGAAG GTTCATATGTGCAATAAACTCGCAAGTCGACATGTAAGAGTTGGCCTTGCAAATCCCAGTGATGTTCCCCGTTGTGATATATGTGAGAATGCACCTG CTTTCTTTTACTGTGAGATAGATGGAAGTTCCCTTTGTTTGCAATGTGACATGATCGTTCATGTTGGAGGGAAAAGGACACATAAGAGATACCTTTTGCTACGGCAGAGGGTTGAG TTTCCAGGAGACAAACCTATAAATCTTGATGATCCATCTCCACATTCCAAGGTTCCTAATGAGATTGGTAAAGTACATAACCAGCCACCTCCGCATAAAGTGACAGTAGAAGACAACCAGCAAAATCATCACCGACTATCACCTGTTCGAGAGGCCAACGATGATGGTCATGCTGAGACTGATACGAAAATGATCGATTTGAATATGAAGCCTCATAGGGTCCATGGCCAGGCTGCTAATAATCAG GATCTATGA